From Fundulus heteroclitus isolate FHET01 chromosome 5, MU-UCD_Fhet_4.1, whole genome shotgun sequence, a single genomic window includes:
- the cabp2a gene encoding calcium-binding protein 2a isoform X1, whose translation MGNVNKASNKDSNRKEGASPLQQSDTPLAAAMLGSLGGAGEVDSEDEDDEEEGGSRREFDDPLCTLVKNCNMLHNIVGPACIFLRQGFAQSQLDRDLRPEEMEELREAFREFDKDKDGFISYKDLGECMRTMGYMPTEMELIELSQQICGGRVDFEDFVELMGPKMLAETADMIGVKELRDAFREFDSDGDGQISLGELREAMKKLMGEQLNHREIDEILRDVDLNGDGEVDFEEFVRMMSR comes from the exons ATGGGAAACGTCAACAAGGCTTCTAACAAGGACAGCAACAGGAAAGAG GGGGCTTCACCTTTACAGCAAAGCGACACGCCGTTGGCTGCGGCCATGCTAGGTTCCCTGGGCGGTGCAGGGGAGGTGGACTCAGAGGACGAGGACgatgaggaggaaggagggagcAGGCGTGAATTCGATGACCCCCTGTGCACTCTGGTTAAGAACTGCAACATGCTGCACAACATAGTGGGGCCGGCTTGTATCTTCCTCAGACAGGGATTCGCTCAAAGCCAGCTT GACAGAGACCTCCGACCAGAGGAAATGGAAG AACTGCGTGAGGCCTTCAGGGAGTTTGACAAAGACAAAGATGGCTTCATTAGCTATAAGGACCTGGGAGAGTGCATGAGGACTATGGGATACATGCCGACCGAAATGGAACTTATTGAGCTCAGCCAGCAGATAT gTGGTGGCAGAGTGGACTTTGAGGACTTCGTGGAACTTATGGGTCCCAAAATGCTTGCAGAGACTGCTGATATGATCGGAGTGAAAGAGTTAAGGGATGCTTTCAGAGAG TTTGACTCTGATGGTGACGGACAGATTAGCCTTGGGGAGCTAAGGGAAGCTATGAAGAAGCTAATGGGCGAACAGCTCAACCACCGCGAGATTGACGAGATTCTGCGAGACGTAGACCTCAATGGAGACGGAGAGGTGGACTTTGAAG AATTTGTGCGGATGATGTCCCGCTGA
- the cabp2a gene encoding calcium-binding protein 2a isoform X2: MTETKTVQSMDVQEGKLIKKGSIKKKIESFRRWSSASIKRPPKPKAKTLSLSSPDGDPEELWLPEGDKRKLRPIVASVFGQDRDLRPEEMEELREAFREFDKDKDGFISYKDLGECMRTMGYMPTEMELIELSQQICGGRVDFEDFVELMGPKMLAETADMIGVKELRDAFREFDSDGDGQISLGELREAMKKLMGEQLNHREIDEILRDVDLNGDGEVDFEEFVRMMSR, from the exons ATGACTGAGACGAAAACAGTCCAGTCTATGGATGTGCAGGAGGGGAAGCTAATAAAGAAG GGTTCTATTAAGAAGAAGATTGAATCCTTCAGACGATGGAGTTCAGCTAGCATAAAGAGGCCACCAAAGCCCAAAGCCAAGACCCTGAGTCTGTCCTCCCCTGACGGAGACCCTGAAGAGCTCTGGCTGCCTGAAGGAGACAAGAGGAAGCTGCGTCCCATTGTTGCTTCTGTCTTTGGACAG GACAGAGACCTCCGACCAGAGGAAATGGAAG AACTGCGTGAGGCCTTCAGGGAGTTTGACAAAGACAAAGATGGCTTCATTAGCTATAAGGACCTGGGAGAGTGCATGAGGACTATGGGATACATGCCGACCGAAATGGAACTTATTGAGCTCAGCCAGCAGATAT gTGGTGGCAGAGTGGACTTTGAGGACTTCGTGGAACTTATGGGTCCCAAAATGCTTGCAGAGACTGCTGATATGATCGGAGTGAAAGAGTTAAGGGATGCTTTCAGAGAG TTTGACTCTGATGGTGACGGACAGATTAGCCTTGGGGAGCTAAGGGAAGCTATGAAGAAGCTAATGGGCGAACAGCTCAACCACCGCGAGATTGACGAGATTCTGCGAGACGTAGACCTCAATGGAGACGGAGAGGTGGACTTTGAAG AATTTGTGCGGATGATGTCCCGCTGA